In Corynebacterium matruchotii, a single genomic region encodes these proteins:
- a CDS encoding FtsX-like permease family protein, whose translation MSSLKAAIRPTLRDVKHHPLRSLAAILLIALPATYAAFLIGDTTSESQFYGITFQQNSAQFFGSECQQSVDASAYRCTNGTRSGVADQGEKSNKDSTAERPIATISQDRIAEAVGNNFTVSMFVDLPVALHSDATTDSLSSTITQLPGAHLLPGSPNLQPGDVVLSESAAKQLKVGIGDKVRATDVGKPNDPATSNREDDRITLNAADTTLTVKEIIPNNIHSSSYVIAPTFLPATDVPNNAHVTWVFSGKDDLSWDDVKALNKVGLVVSTQKFRNHPETVPVADRYPEFQSAQDPMRTPGTDNSMIAQLTSYIVELTFYLLLACLMLATISPVFAVATSRQTKVYALMRSQGASRRHIRWAVMAYGTVSGAIGATIGIVFGTILGWGHWKIAHPGWPFITDAGMLAIGFSIAVVGSTVAAFIPAIIAAKGEIMAGVAGMQPDRIRRWRRWMWTGPALVLMMLVVLLVEWLGHPITRFVNHDTFSGATYDLIWSVLALLLLVVITGGVFTSVIALVFLAGAIRKPLGAKLAGRQVRRQALRSGAIVAAIIGSVFFLTVMELGSLNTINKDRQFSSEIYSPFAVGISGARSASAFKTPTMNTTSYADVVAHAASDQSREVFDVVAARLGKTTEFPVVMPGSHMRLTLADECQVSPTTKAYTYHGKDANTDPEAAKHCRYLRMDDAHLFLPFAMQDSDIVVGGPEVLQIFNLTDEQRASATQVLHDGGVVGTTAIVAEPGRRKISVEKDTPNQVTAESRPVKTKTQEVPFTAALPEQLHGWVVSPQAAEKLGIDLVFDRYVVMTERPGTVTDQVEMTEQIDAFNHYYHAHVLAVENSTYESIYVWVLFVGILLIVGLVLIVAAPQLRAQNEQLYALGASTSLVRQIGGYHGAITAILGTWPAIILGHIVALLQTDFSERDINGEVLSLGSVENFSLHWYLIVVLGLLVPAISATLGYVTTRSNRMLSYRQD comes from the coding sequence ATTCCAACAGAATTCCGCCCAGTTCTTCGGCAGCGAATGCCAGCAAAGCGTTGACGCCTCCGCCTACCGGTGTACCAATGGGACCCGCAGTGGCGTCGCGGACCAAGGCGAAAAATCGAATAAAGATTCGACCGCAGAACGGCCTATCGCCACCATCTCCCAAGATCGCATCGCCGAAGCCGTGGGCAATAACTTCACCGTCAGCATGTTCGTTGATCTGCCGGTTGCCTTGCACTCCGATGCAACCACTGATTCACTGTCGAGCACCATTACCCAGCTGCCCGGCGCGCACCTCTTGCCAGGCTCCCCCAATCTTCAGCCGGGGGACGTGGTGCTGTCAGAATCGGCGGCGAAGCAGCTGAAGGTGGGCATCGGGGACAAGGTTCGAGCCACTGACGTGGGGAAACCGAACGATCCCGCCACATCAAACCGCGAGGACGACCGGATCACCTTGAATGCGGCAGACACCACGTTAACGGTGAAGGAGATTATTCCAAATAATATTCACTCCAGCAGTTATGTGATTGCCCCCACGTTTTTGCCGGCCACGGATGTGCCCAATAATGCGCACGTGACATGGGTTTTTAGCGGTAAGGATGATCTGTCGTGGGATGACGTGAAGGCGCTCAATAAGGTGGGCCTAGTGGTGTCGACCCAGAAGTTTCGGAACCATCCAGAAACGGTGCCGGTGGCGGACCGGTATCCGGAATTTCAAAGCGCTCAAGATCCAATGCGAACCCCCGGCACGGATAATTCAATGATCGCGCAGCTTACTTCATATATCGTCGAGTTGACGTTTTACCTGTTGTTGGCCTGTTTGATGTTGGCGACGATCAGCCCGGTGTTTGCGGTGGCCACGTCTCGGCAAACAAAAGTGTATGCGTTAATGCGGAGCCAGGGGGCTAGCCGTCGGCATATTCGATGGGCAGTCATGGCATACGGCACGGTTTCGGGGGCCATTGGGGCAACCATCGGTATTGTTTTCGGCACGATCCTGGGCTGGGGGCATTGGAAGATTGCACATCCGGGATGGCCGTTTATCACGGATGCGGGCATGTTAGCCATCGGGTTTTCGATCGCGGTTGTGGGGTCGACGGTTGCGGCGTTTATTCCGGCAATCATTGCGGCCAAGGGGGAGATCATGGCCGGGGTGGCTGGTATGCAGCCGGATCGGATTCGGCGGTGGCGGCGCTGGATGTGGACCGGCCCAGCGTTGGTGTTAATGATGCTGGTGGTGTTGCTGGTGGAGTGGTTGGGGCATCCGATCACCCGCTTCGTGAACCACGACACGTTCTCTGGGGCTACATATGACCTGATATGGTCCGTGCTTGCATTGTTATTGCTGGTTGTAATAACTGGTGGGGTGTTTACCAGCGTTATTGCGTTGGTGTTTCTGGCGGGTGCGATTCGTAAACCATTGGGGGCGAAATTGGCGGGCCGGCAGGTGCGTCGACAAGCGTTACGGTCGGGGGCGATCGTGGCGGCAATCATTGGCAGCGTGTTTTTCCTGACCGTTATGGAGTTGGGTAGTCTGAACACGATCAATAAGGATCGGCAGTTCTCATCGGAGATTTATAGCCCATTTGCGGTGGGGATTTCGGGGGCAAGATCAGCATCGGCGTTTAAGACTCCTACCATGAATACCACGTCGTACGCGGATGTGGTGGCTCATGCCGCTTCGGACCAGTCACGAGAGGTGTTCGATGTGGTTGCGGCCCGGCTAGGAAAAACCACGGAGTTTCCGGTGGTAATGCCTGGCTCGCATATGCGATTGACGTTGGCGGATGAGTGCCAGGTGTCGCCCACAACGAAGGCGTATACGTATCACGGCAAGGATGCGAATACTGATCCCGAGGCGGCGAAGCATTGCCGGTATTTGCGAATGGATGACGCACACCTGTTTCTCCCGTTTGCGATGCAGGACTCCGATATCGTTGTGGGCGGGCCGGAGGTGTTGCAGATCTTTAATCTCACCGATGAGCAGCGGGCTTCGGCCACCCAGGTGCTTCACGACGGCGGGGTCGTGGGAACCACCGCTATCGTTGCAGAACCGGGTCGGCGGAAGATTAGCGTAGAGAAAGACACGCCGAATCAGGTGACAGCTGAATCGCGGCCGGTGAAAACGAAGACGCAGGAGGTGCCGTTCACGGCGGCCCTGCCGGAGCAGCTACATGGCTGGGTTGTGAGCCCACAGGCCGCAGAAAAACTAGGCATCGACCTGGTGTTTGATCGTTACGTTGTGATGACGGAGCGGCCTGGTACGGTGACGGATCAGGTGGAAATGACCGAACAGATCGATGCCTTCAACCACTATTATCACGCTCACGTTCTTGCGGTGGAAAACTCAACATATGAATCAATATATGTGTGGGTGCTGTTTGTGGGGATCCTGCTGATTGTGGGTTTGGTACTCATCGTGGCCGCCCCACAATTACGGGCCCAAAACGAGCAGTTGTATGCCTTGGGAGCATCGACGAGCCTGGTGCGGCAGATCGGCGGCTACCATGGGGCGATCACCGCCATTTTGGGCACCTGGCCAGCAATTATCCTGGGCCATATTGTGGCGCTGCTGCAAACGGATTTCAGCGAGCGGGACATCAACGGTGAGGTGCTGAGCCTGGGATCCGTGGAGAATTTTAGTCTCCACTGGTATCTGATAGTGGTGCTGGGCTTGTTGGTGCCGGCAATTTCCGCCACCTTAGGGTATGTCACCACCCGGTCGAATCGGATGCTGAGCTACCGGCAGGATTGA
- a CDS encoding UvrD-helicase domain-containing protein has product MTAAQNPSPHSDQPEQPDLFAGVTGFEAYSATPPPEAPRADEPLPPPPEEPPAYDTIPPDPEAAAGILDYPVPAAWDNLSAHQPWASAEGSADDLIADLNPQQRAAVEHSGSPLLIVAGAGSGKTAVLTRRIAYLLRMRGVAPGQILAITFTNKAAAEMRDRVIDLVGPTATRMWVATFHSACVRILREQAHLLPGLNTNFTIYDADDSKRLLGMIAKDLQINAQKFPPRLLAAAISALKTELTDPDAASDEAAATRNPFDRTIAEVYTEYQRRLRAANALDFDDLIGETVRVFTTHPEIAAYYRKRFRHVLIDEYQDTNHAQYVLISTLVGTGPDASELSVVGDSDQSIYAFRGATIRNIEEFERDYPQARTILLEQNYRSTQNILSAANAVISHNHGRREKKLWTDHGAGAKITGYVADNEHDEARFIATEIDALFDMGVGYGDIAVMYRTNNSSRAIEEVFIRTGIPYKVVGGTRFYERKEIRDLIAYLRVLDNPTDEISLRRIINTPRRGIGDRAIATVNLYAENFGMSFADALVDAAHGKVTALGTRAKNAIAAFLELMDGLRVDAAEATNAITGLPDIGVVVSRILDATGYKAELEASTDPQDGARLDNLNELVSVAREFSSEAANLMAYAAMGAGTGAGVEGNDPAEPMVGEPQPGSIHAFLEKVSLVADSDQLPDDSTNVVTLMTLHTAKGLEFPVVFLIGWEDGQFPHLRALGDPQELAEERRLAYVGITRARETLYLTRAMLRASWGNAVANPASRFLEDIPEKLMYWRREEPGAGGWDDDWGASGWGGGSFVGGYGGYGGYGGAGGYSGRKPGGSYRKPKIPRSSRSSTPAANLHLEVGDKVNHDKYGLGTVQSVDGSGPHTSVTIDFGSAGTVKLMLIGGVPLEKL; this is encoded by the coding sequence ATGACTGCCGCACAAAACCCCTCACCACATTCCGACCAGCCGGAGCAGCCTGACCTCTTTGCCGGCGTGACCGGATTCGAAGCCTACTCCGCCACCCCGCCGCCGGAGGCACCACGCGCCGACGAACCGTTACCGCCCCCACCGGAGGAACCCCCGGCATACGACACCATTCCCCCCGACCCGGAGGCAGCTGCTGGCATTCTCGACTACCCGGTTCCTGCCGCGTGGGACAACTTGTCGGCACATCAGCCGTGGGCGAGTGCGGAGGGGAGCGCCGACGATCTTATAGCCGACCTGAATCCGCAGCAGCGCGCCGCCGTGGAACATTCCGGTTCCCCACTGCTCATTGTCGCGGGTGCTGGCTCCGGAAAAACCGCCGTGCTTACCCGGCGCATCGCCTACCTGCTGCGTATGCGGGGCGTCGCCCCGGGGCAGATACTTGCCATCACCTTCACCAATAAGGCCGCCGCCGAAATGCGCGACCGGGTGATCGACCTGGTCGGCCCCACCGCCACTCGTATGTGGGTTGCTACCTTCCATTCCGCCTGCGTGCGGATTCTGCGGGAGCAGGCGCACCTGCTGCCCGGGCTCAATACCAACTTCACCATCTATGATGCTGATGATTCCAAGCGGCTCCTTGGCATGATCGCCAAAGACCTACAGATCAATGCCCAAAAATTCCCACCCCGGCTGTTGGCTGCCGCTATCTCCGCGCTGAAAACCGAACTCACCGACCCCGACGCAGCTAGTGACGAGGCGGCCGCTACCCGCAATCCCTTCGACCGCACCATTGCCGAGGTGTACACCGAATACCAGCGGCGGCTGCGGGCCGCCAATGCTCTCGACTTCGACGATCTCATTGGGGAAACCGTTCGGGTGTTTACCACCCACCCCGAAATCGCCGCCTATTATCGAAAACGTTTTCGTCACGTTCTTATTGATGAGTACCAAGACACTAACCATGCCCAATACGTTCTCATCTCCACGCTTGTCGGTACCGGACCTGATGCTAGTGAACTCAGCGTGGTTGGTGATTCCGACCAATCCATCTATGCGTTCCGCGGCGCTACCATCCGCAATATTGAAGAATTCGAACGCGACTACCCTCAAGCACGCACAATCCTGCTGGAGCAAAACTATCGTTCCACCCAAAACATCCTCTCTGCCGCCAATGCCGTGATCTCCCACAATCATGGCCGGCGGGAAAAGAAACTCTGGACTGACCATGGTGCCGGCGCGAAAATCACCGGCTATGTTGCTGACAACGAACACGATGAGGCCCGATTCATCGCCACCGAAATCGATGCATTGTTCGATATGGGTGTGGGCTATGGGGACATTGCCGTCATGTACCGCACCAATAACTCCTCCCGGGCCATCGAAGAAGTCTTCATCCGCACCGGCATCCCCTACAAGGTGGTGGGCGGCACCCGCTTCTACGAGCGCAAAGAAATCCGTGATCTCATAGCCTACCTGCGTGTTCTTGACAACCCCACCGATGAAATCTCCCTGCGACGTATCATCAACACACCCCGCCGCGGCATCGGCGACCGTGCGATTGCCACCGTCAATCTGTACGCCGAAAACTTTGGCATGAGCTTCGCCGATGCGCTTGTCGACGCCGCCCACGGCAAAGTCACCGCCTTAGGGACCCGCGCCAAAAACGCCATTGCCGCATTCCTCGAACTCATGGACGGCCTCCGGGTAGACGCCGCCGAGGCCACCAACGCCATCACCGGCCTGCCCGACATCGGTGTGGTTGTGTCCCGCATCCTCGACGCCACCGGCTACAAAGCTGAACTGGAGGCCAGCACCGACCCCCAGGATGGTGCCCGACTCGACAACTTGAACGAACTTGTGTCCGTGGCCCGGGAATTCAGCTCTGAAGCCGCCAACCTCATGGCCTATGCCGCCATGGGTGCAGGAACTGGTGCAGGCGTGGAAGGGAACGATCCGGCCGAGCCGATGGTGGGGGAGCCCCAGCCGGGATCCATCCACGCGTTTTTAGAAAAAGTCTCCCTCGTGGCCGACTCCGACCAGCTGCCCGATGACAGCACGAACGTGGTCACCCTCATGACCCTGCACACCGCCAAGGGGCTGGAATTTCCGGTGGTGTTTCTCATCGGCTGGGAGGATGGCCAGTTCCCACACCTGCGGGCCCTGGGGGATCCGCAGGAACTCGCCGAGGAACGCCGACTCGCCTATGTGGGCATCACCCGCGCCCGCGAAACCCTGTACCTCACCCGCGCCATGCTGCGCGCCTCCTGGGGTAATGCGGTGGCCAACCCGGCCTCCCGATTTTTAGAAGACATCCCCGAAAAACTCATGTATTGGCGGCGGGAAGAACCCGGTGCCGGCGGCTGGGACGATGACTGGGGCGCAAGCGGTTGGGGTGGCGGCAGCTTCGTCGGTGGTTATGGCGGCTACGGAGGATATGGTGGGGCTGGTGGGTATTCCGGCCGCAAGCCTGGTGGTTCATACCGGAAACCGAAAATCCCCCGCAGCTCCCGGTCGTCGACGCCGGCCGCCAACCTTCACCTGGAGGTCGGCGATAAAGTCAACCACGACAAATACGGTCTGGGCACCGTCCAAAGCGTCGACGGCTCCGGCCCCCACACCAGCGTCACCATTGATTTTGGTTCTGCTGGTACCGTGAAGCTCATGCTCATCGGTGGGGTGCCGCTCGAAAAACTGTAG
- a CDS encoding chorismate mutase: MTDASDVNIRFPSGTDDPLSDAEIQQYREEINRLDQVILDAIKQRTAISQAIGKIRTSAGGTKLVYTREVAIINQFREELGPEGPALAQILLRMGRGRLG; encoded by the coding sequence ATGACTGATGCATCTGATGTGAATATTCGTTTTCCCTCGGGTACTGATGATCCGCTGTCGGATGCGGAAATTCAGCAGTATCGGGAGGAGATCAACCGCCTGGACCAGGTGATTTTGGATGCCATTAAGCAGCGGACGGCGATTTCCCAGGCAATTGGGAAAATCCGCACGTCGGCGGGCGGCACCAAGCTGGTATACACCCGGGAGGTGGCGATCATTAACCAGTTTCGGGAGGAACTAGGCCCGGAGGGCCCCGCGCTGGCACAAATCCTGCTGCGCATGGGCCGCGGCAGGTTGGGGTAA
- a CDS encoding NAD-dependent succinate-semialdehyde dehydrogenase, which produces MDITALLATTPTNLFIDGEFVPSDTNDTFPVINPSDGTRLARVASASEADARRALAAAVRAGTDWANTPSRERSTILHRAFELILDHGEELAWLQSLELGRALPDSRAEVSYGAEFFRWFAEEAVRIRGDYRHNPTGTGRIVVTHQPVGPCLAITPWNFPLAMGTRKLGPALAAGCTMIVKPASKTPLTMLYLAQLLARAGVPRGVVAVLPTKNASNVSALLDDPRLRKLTFTGSTAVGQQLAARAARHSLRVSLELGGNAPYLVCEDADVDQAAQAVAVAKMRGAGQVCIAANRFLVHERIAAEFTAKVSEVLAGFRLGRATDEGVTFGALSGADQVTTVQKLVDDALAQGATVASGGVLPTGLPAGGSYFPATVLTNVPTTADIAHSEIFGPVVAIQTFATEDEGIAMANDTPFGLAAYVFAGDTGRALTIAERIEAGMVAINKGTISDPAAPFGGVKESGVGREGGMEGIGEYLEPKYISLL; this is translated from the coding sequence ATGGACATCACTGCGCTGCTCGCCACCACTCCCACCAACCTCTTCATTGATGGTGAATTTGTTCCTAGTGACACCAATGACACCTTCCCCGTCATCAACCCCTCCGACGGCACGAGGCTCGCCCGGGTGGCGTCGGCGAGTGAAGCCGATGCGCGCCGGGCCCTGGCCGCCGCGGTCCGAGCCGGCACCGATTGGGCGAACACCCCCAGCCGAGAGCGTAGCACCATTCTGCACCGCGCTTTCGAACTCATTCTCGACCACGGGGAGGAGCTGGCCTGGCTGCAATCCCTGGAACTCGGCCGGGCCCTGCCCGATAGCCGCGCCGAAGTAAGCTACGGTGCTGAATTCTTCCGCTGGTTCGCCGAAGAAGCCGTGCGCATCCGGGGCGACTACCGCCACAACCCCACCGGCACCGGCCGGATCGTGGTGACCCACCAACCGGTGGGTCCCTGCCTCGCCATCACCCCCTGGAATTTTCCCCTGGCCATGGGCACCCGCAAGCTGGGCCCGGCCCTGGCGGCCGGCTGCACCATGATCGTGAAGCCCGCATCGAAAACCCCGCTCACCATGCTGTATCTTGCGCAACTCCTTGCGCGCGCCGGGGTGCCTCGCGGGGTGGTGGCCGTGCTGCCGACGAAGAATGCTTCGAACGTTTCCGCGCTGTTGGATGATCCCCGGCTGCGGAAACTCACCTTCACCGGCTCCACCGCGGTGGGGCAGCAGTTAGCGGCTCGGGCGGCACGCCATAGTTTGCGGGTCAGCCTGGAACTTGGTGGCAATGCTCCCTACCTGGTGTGCGAGGACGCCGACGTGGATCAGGCCGCCCAGGCGGTGGCGGTGGCCAAAATGCGGGGTGCCGGCCAGGTGTGTATCGCCGCGAACCGGTTCCTGGTGCATGAGAGGATCGCGGCGGAGTTCACCGCGAAAGTTTCCGAGGTACTGGCCGGTTTCCGCCTGGGCCGGGCCACCGATGAGGGGGTGACCTTCGGGGCGCTTTCCGGCGCCGACCAAGTGACTACGGTGCAGAAACTTGTCGATGATGCCCTCGCCCAGGGCGCCACCGTGGCGTCCGGGGGTGTGCTTCCCACGGGCCTGCCGGCAGGTGGTAGCTATTTCCCGGCCACCGTGTTGACCAATGTGCCGACCACCGCGGACATCGCCCACTCCGAGATTTTCGGCCCGGTGGTTGCCATCCAAACCTTCGCCACCGAGGACGAGGGTATTGCCATGGCCAATGACACGCCGTTCGGCCTGGCCGCCTATGTGTTTGCCGGCGATACCGGTCGGGCGTTGACCATTGCCGAACGCATCGAGGCCGGCATGGTTGCCATTAACAAGGGCACAATTTCCGACCCGGCCGCACCCTTCGGTGGGGTGAAAGAATCCGGTGTGGGCAGGGAGGGCGGCATGGAGGGAATCGGTGAATACCTGGAGCCGAAATACATTTCCCTACTGTAG
- a CDS encoding TetR/AcrR family transcriptional regulator, with amino-acid sequence MARPPQPIDPKRRTRLLATARVVFATHGFTNARLTDILRESDFPRSSFYYFFHTKDQLFDAAFADGLRELAGYVTVPVVDKLTRDTFWPALTNIIAGMTAAATRPDLTAVGTMFHLADKPHSPNLTEFEHAIDKWTMRMVDRGLRLGLLDPTIPPRLHVDLAYAVATRLDAWALHHPDAPMADLANTLLPRMLGNPTTPHDKE; translated from the coding sequence ATGGCCCGGCCACCCCAACCAATCGACCCGAAACGCCGAACCCGGCTCCTCGCCACCGCCCGCGTCGTCTTCGCCACCCATGGCTTCACCAACGCCCGGCTCACCGACATCCTGCGGGAATCCGATTTTCCCCGCAGCTCCTTCTACTATTTCTTTCACACCAAAGACCAGCTCTTCGATGCCGCATTCGCCGATGGGCTCCGAGAACTCGCGGGCTATGTCACCGTTCCGGTCGTCGACAAGCTCACGCGGGACACATTCTGGCCGGCGCTCACCAACATCATCGCCGGAATGACCGCCGCTGCCACCCGCCCCGACCTCACCGCGGTGGGCACCATGTTTCACCTGGCTGACAAACCCCACTCCCCCAACCTCACCGAATTCGAACACGCCATCGACAAGTGGACGATGCGTATGGTCGACCGGGGGCTACGGCTCGGGCTGCTCGACCCCACCATTCCCCCACGCCTCCACGTTGACCTTGCCTACGCGGTTGCCACCAGGCTCGACGCGTGGGCGCTCCACCACCCGGACGCTCCCATGGCGGACCTGGCGAACACGCTCCTGCCCCGCATGCTGGGAAACCCCACCACACCTCACGATAAGGAATGA
- a CDS encoding NAD(P)H-binding protein, with protein sequence MSTILVAGATGYLGRFIVAELHRRGYQVRALVRDLGRAESPGIYGSPGLTGLVADWCIGDVTNPRVTADLAHGVTGVISALGVTRQKADLWDIDYRANLAILDSARRHGVNNFCYVHALGAEHCPARITRAKTAFVRELQASQVTAQVISPTGYFSDMAQVLDMARRGRVVLLDDAVRINPIHGLDVAGACVDRHVAGVSGEWRIGGPEVLTWREVAECAFRILDRPARITVLPRVARGLLVRQPWWDGVRFAAWSMTHDSVGESIGRQRLLDFYNVILA encoded by the coding sequence ATGTCCACCATTCTCGTCGCCGGCGCCACCGGCTACCTGGGAAGATTCATTGTTGCCGAACTGCATCGCCGCGGCTACCAGGTCCGGGCCCTAGTCCGCGACCTCGGCCGGGCGGAATCCCCAGGTATCTACGGCTCCCCAGGTCTCACTGGCCTGGTGGCGGACTGGTGTATCGGCGACGTCACCAACCCACGCGTCACCGCGGATCTCGCCCACGGGGTCACCGGCGTCATTTCCGCGCTCGGCGTCACCAGGCAAAAAGCCGACCTGTGGGACATTGACTACCGCGCTAACCTGGCGATCCTTGACTCCGCCCGCCGCCATGGGGTGAATAATTTCTGCTATGTCCATGCGTTGGGTGCCGAGCATTGCCCGGCGCGGATCACCCGGGCGAAAACCGCGTTCGTGCGGGAGCTCCAGGCAAGCCAGGTGACTGCCCAGGTGATAAGCCCCACGGGCTATTTTTCGGACATGGCCCAGGTCCTCGATATGGCGCGCCGGGGTCGGGTGGTTTTGTTGGATGATGCGGTGCGGATTAATCCGATTCATGGGCTGGATGTGGCGGGAGCATGTGTGGATCGGCATGTGGCTGGGGTTTCGGGTGAGTGGCGGATTGGTGGCCCGGAGGTTTTGACGTGGCGTGAGGTGGCGGAGTGTGCGTTTCGGATTCTGGACCGGCCGGCGCGGATCACGGTGTTGCCGCGGGTTGCGCGGGGACTGTTGGTGCGGCAGCCGTGGTGGGATGGGGTGCGGTTTGCAGCGTGGAGCATGACGCATGATTCGGTGGGTGAATCAATTGGCCGGCAGCGACTCTTGGATTTCTATAACGTGATCTTGGCTTAA
- the pgi gene encoding glucose-6-phosphate isomerase, producing the protein MTTDITTTDAWAKVAQAQQSLAQKTLRELFDADPQRGEKLSFTAADLHVDLSKNLVDDSTRDALIELAQAAGLSERIEAMFRGDKINNTENRSVLHTALRLPVTEDLVVDGQDVAADVHEVLSRMRDFATSLRSGAWLGYTGHTIKTVVNIGIGGSDLGPAMATRALRTYATAGISAKFVSNVDPADIISVLDECDPESTLFVVASKTFTTQETLTNAHAAKRWLVEKLGAEEAVAKHFVAVSTNAEKVAAFGIDTKNMFGFWEWVGGRYSVDSAIGLSLMAVIGPQDFMRFLEGMHAMDVHFRSTPLAENVPVLMGLLGVLYNDFFGAQTHAVLPYSEDLGRFPAYLQQLTMESNGKSVRRDGTAVTVNTGEIYWGEPGTNGQHAFFQLMHQGTKLVPADFIGFARPKQDLPTADGTGSMHDLLMSNFFAQTKVLAFGKTAEEIATEGVAPAVVPHKVMPGNRPSTTIMAEELTPAVLGMLIALYEHITFVEGTIWDINSFDQWGVELGKQQANDLAPAVSGAVKVDSGDSSTDTLISWYREHRN; encoded by the coding sequence ATGACCACCGATATTACGACGACCGACGCCTGGGCTAAGGTGGCGCAGGCACAGCAAAGCTTGGCACAGAAAACTTTACGGGAGCTTTTCGACGCTGACCCGCAGCGAGGGGAGAAGCTGAGCTTCACTGCGGCGGATCTGCACGTGGATCTGTCGAAAAATCTTGTGGATGATTCTACCCGTGATGCCCTCATTGAGTTGGCTCAGGCTGCTGGTTTGTCGGAGCGCATCGAGGCTATGTTCCGGGGCGATAAGATCAATAACACGGAGAATCGCTCGGTGTTGCACACCGCCCTGCGGCTGCCGGTGACTGAGGATTTAGTGGTTGATGGTCAGGATGTAGCAGCCGACGTGCATGAGGTATTGAGCCGCATGCGGGATTTCGCCACGTCGCTGCGGTCGGGGGCTTGGTTGGGGTATACCGGGCACACGATTAAGACCGTGGTGAATATTGGTATTGGCGGCTCGGATTTGGGACCGGCCATGGCAACTCGGGCGCTGCGCACCTATGCCACCGCCGGTATCAGTGCCAAGTTTGTGTCCAATGTGGACCCGGCCGACATCATTTCGGTGTTGGATGAGTGTGATCCCGAGTCCACGCTTTTCGTGGTTGCGTCGAAGACTTTTACCACGCAGGAAACGCTGACTAATGCGCATGCCGCTAAGCGGTGGCTGGTGGAGAAGTTGGGGGCGGAAGAGGCTGTGGCTAAGCATTTCGTAGCCGTGTCCACTAATGCGGAGAAAGTAGCCGCCTTTGGTATCGACACCAAGAACATGTTTGGTTTCTGGGAGTGGGTTGGTGGCCGCTATTCGGTGGATTCCGCCATTGGCCTGTCGCTCATGGCGGTGATTGGCCCGCAGGATTTCATGCGGTTCTTGGAGGGCATGCACGCAATGGATGTGCATTTCCGGTCCACGCCGCTGGCAGAGAACGTGCCGGTGCTCATGGGGTTGCTTGGGGTGTTGTATAACGATTTCTTTGGGGCTCAGACGCATGCGGTGCTGCCGTATTCGGAAGATTTGGGCCGGTTCCCCGCCTATTTACAGCAGTTGACCATGGAGTCAAATGGCAAATCGGTACGACGGGATGGTACGGCTGTAACCGTAAATACCGGGGAAATCTATTGGGGTGAGCCAGGTACTAATGGCCAGCATGCGTTCTTCCAATTGATGCACCAGGGCACGAAGCTGGTGCCCGCCGATTTCATCGGGTTTGCCCGGCCGAAGCAGGACCTGCCGACGGCCGATGGTACGGGCAGCATGCATGATTTGTTGATGAGTAACTTCTTCGCCCAGACGAAGGTTTTGGCCTTTGGTAAGACCGCGGAGGAAATCGCCACGGAGGGGGTGGCCCCAGCGGTTGTTCCGCACAAGGTGATGCCTGGTAATCGTCCGTCCACCACAATTATGGCGGAGGAGTTGACGCCAGCAGTGTTGGGCATGTTGATTGCGCTCTATGAACACATCACGTTTGTGGAGGGGACGATTTGGGATATTAACTCCTTTGACCAGTGGGGTGTTGAGTTGGGGAAGCAGCAGGCTAATGACCTGGCCCCGGCTGTGTCTGGTGCGGTCAAGGTGGATTCTGGCGATAGCTCAACCGATACGCTTATTTCGTGGTATCGGGAGCACCGCAACTAG